The Aedes albopictus strain Foshan chromosome 2, AalbF5, whole genome shotgun sequence region TAATCAAAGATCTTAAAAAACTAACTAAGACTTTACAAAAGTAACACAACAAAGTTGAGATGAGTAGAAACCGTTCCACATGATTTAATTTGCTAATTGGCAAAAGCAAAAACGGTCAATGAATGCTTTATCAACGGAAGCAACCTCCTGCGATTGATCATTTCGCTAATCATGTTCCGGAACAGCGATGTGCTTAAAACTAGCTTTCCGAAAAGCGAGTACATGAAGTCGGAACAAGAATGGCACGCATGCGAATGGTTCATTGATGATCGATAATAATCTTTGCAAATTTGTCACTGGAGGGCAACCTATCGTGCCAATCTGTTTAAGATAGACGTTGGCAAGCATAAACAAATAGCAAAAACTTGAAATATATTTATTGGCTTTCTGTTTCATATGTTTACACTGAGATAAATAATCCTCAGCGTAGCTTCAGTATTCAACTTCATTTGGATGACTATTAGTCCTAGACTAGattaccaaaaatgagtctacgtagttgcATGGATCACTTTAACTTTATAGCAACATACCTAACTTAGAATGCCGAATCTCGATTTAcaattgccgagatttgcacagccgagcttgAGAGATGTAATTTTTGACATATTGCAACATTTTAGATACATAGATATGAATAGGATAATATGTAGATAAATAAGATAAACATTGACGGAGAACAGtctattctacaactttgccagcCCCTTGGTATCTCATAtacctattttggccagggtactTATGTTATGGCCACTCCAAAAGGAAATatgcatcccgagcagaagggaataccttactaatatcatgcaaagaacaacctgtgctctaatatcaAAAcctgttattattatattattcaaCAAAATGTTATGGGAACAgcacaataacaattggaggaaTTTGAGCAGAGTTCGGTATTAATGTGATATTTCTTGATTCAGCAGTGCAATAATTGAATAACATGTTCTGTTATTACATCATGAAATTATCGAACAAATCTGGCGAACGCCAGACACGATTCAATAacaaaaatgttataactttgttattcaataccttttggataacGAATATAGCGCTTAAAATTttgggtatgcattcattattgaaataacaacatttgttatttcCAATGTGATCTTCATACAAAATaaaggtattcgtttttgttattttgcctcttatgtccacctaataaagggcataTCAAGGAATGGTTGTATTCAAGATTAATGCCAAAATATGTTTttcagttgctattcttttctgctcgggatgtttggccaaaatagaaatcaaaGTTGAGAATGTGGCCAAAACTGATACAGCAGTACTGCATTTTGGCCAGCGCCACTTGCAATGCAAACATCAagaattagcttgatttctgcatttgtccttcaaaatatagatgtAAGCATTTCATTTGACATATTGGTAGTTtggttatttttcaaaaatatttttcttagactggccaaaactggtGCTCGCACCTTATAGCAGATCTCTTTGAATAGTTGGCGCTGAACAAGTTTAGTTAATCAGCAAACAAGTTACTCACCATCATATTTATCCTGGTAATGCTCCAGAAACTCCACAAGAACCTTTCCGTCCATCTCGGGATATTCACAGCTGCCTTCCAAGGATGTCGGCAAACATGCCTGATCAACATGTTTGTGCAACGATCCCATATTGTTGCCATGGAAGAATATCTAAAATGGGAAACCATCATTGATTCCAGCTCTGTACGCCGTAATGGATCAATTTTTCGCCACTAACCCGCTGACTCCACTTCTTCCCGATGAAAGGCTTAAAAATCATGAACAGCATATCGAACACCTTCGCATTGTTGATGATGTGAATGGCTTTCACCCGCATCGATGCACTCTTCTGCCCGTAGTCCAGGCTGTGCTTGACGAACTTTGGCGAGAACTGACCCAACTGCGATAGTTTCATTTTGTCAAAATTTACTATGTAGATCAGGCCGTTCAGTTGGGTAAGTGGCTCCAGCGAGGCAATTGTGAGTAGGGCGTGGGTTGCACGAATCATTTCCGTAAACGGGACTTTGGAACAGTTCCATTTGCCtaaaggaaagagaaaaataaATTGATTATTACCGGGAAACTGTGATAAATAAAGTTTGAAAACGTACCTCCCATCTCCAGGAAAATCATTCTTCGTCCCTGTGCATCACGGTTTGGAAGCAGCTGTACTACTCGTTCTTCCAAAGCTATCCGGATGGCATCGGTTGTAATGTTGTCCAACACAAAGTCCTTCTTGGTCTTCATCTTATGGTAGCTTTTGAGCTGCTCGGAGAGTGAAAAGTAATGCTTTAGACGGATTGCATCAGCAATACGGTATTAATCGTGAAACATGGTAACATTATTAGCTCTAacgatttatatatttttttttacatctagTTATTCCCTAGAATCCATGGGACCAAAATGTTTTCAAACGTTATTATACACTGGATAAAAATTGATCTTGAGTTCAGCACATAAGTTCTAACAGTTACTGGTTTTATCCAACTAAATAGCTACATTTATTCTACCACATTGGATAAATATTCTAGAATCTCCCAAAGCTATATTTTGGATTATTCAATCATTCTGGAGATACATAAGAAAGGAATTACGGGGACTGAACCAGTACATCTAATTCTAGGCACCTAGATTTGCCATGTAGACCAACGCAACATGATCAAATGGTACGATTGAATATCCTGGAGACTCCGTGAAGGCGTGCTTGTTTGAGAAAACTTACACTTTACGTATTTTACGGTGTCGATAAATCATAACAAATGATTTTAAAACGGTCTTGGTCAGGTTTTGTTGGTTATATCATATTATATTACTCACTGGCCTGAACTACACCATTATCTCAAAAGCATCTTGTTGTGACACTTACTATTGTTAGAGGTTCATGGATTCTACTTGGCTGTGTAGCCTGACAATTTATAACGAATGCAACTAGTGTGACGGTTGTAGATTTTCAAGAGCTTAGCTTCATGGTAGTTTGAATAACCTAGAATGTTCCCATCTGTCCTGGTattcagcggctgaataagaaacactGCACTGCATCGgtgtgcaaaacggtgagtcgataaggagagcttccaatatagctctggtcctcacaagttcctacctcatgcttccacgagtcaagcgatgacaaagaccgccagctaagagttgtgtgcttagctggtagtgcagcctgggcactgttgtccttctgacttcaactagattgaggaggtacgacccgagcgtctgttcaccaaggaggtgcagctcaaacagcgtctgttcttaaaaagaaaatcgcgttaagtactgttcctttgaattccactaagagtttgcatcctttgacagatacgtagttcgacctcaactgtaaggtcatcttcagtgtcttgtacttgacttgagtcAAGTcgggtcaagtacaagacactgaagacgaccttacagttgaggtcgaaatacgtatctgtcaaaggatgcaaattcttagtggaattcaaaggaatagtac contains the following coding sequences:
- the LOC109429646 gene encoding retinaldehyde-binding protein 1 — encoded protein: MPSLFSRWRSFGSVCEWFRPRVFVFLVEYRTYPRAALSVSASALIPIKLVSVGRTMTLRLDENKLPYIDLGKDVQLRLDFTEYSDKKSLDKAQDELRETPEVVESALRELRVPLSADKDIKVPIEDDAFLKKFLRPRKYYPESAYELLKSYHKMKTKKDFVLDNITTDAIRIALEERVVQLLPNRDAQGRRMIFLEMGGKWNCSKVPFTEMIRATHALLTIASLEPLTQLNGLIYIVNFDKMKLSQLGQFSPKFVKHSLDYGQKSASMRVKAIHIINNAKVFDMLFMIFKPFIGKKWSQRIFFHGNNMGSLHKHVDQACLPTSLEGSCEYPEMDGKVLVEFLEHYQDKYDALNSYGYFDKTKEAESQPSD